Within the Roseicitreum antarcticum genome, the region TGCGCAGAGGGGTGACGGAGGGCAGGCCGTCAGGCTCGGTCCGCTCTAACCCTTCGACATCGGCGGCAAGGTCGGTATCGCGTGGCGTAAACCTGCCGTCCGTGAATTGCGCGATGTTATGGGCCTGCGCGGCGTAGGCCTTGCCGCGCGTGTGCAGCCCCGCGACCCAGCGCCAGCCCAGCGTGTTCGAGGCCGGGTCGCCGTCCAGCAGATGGCGCAAAAAGAAATCCGCCCCCAGCCGCCAGGGCAGGCCCAAGGTGAAAATCCAGATCGAGGCGAACCACATCCGCGCGTGGTTGTGCAGGTAGCCCGTGGTTGTCAGTTCCTGCGCCCAGGCGTCGAAACAGGCCAGCCCGGTGGTGCCCGAGATCGCTGCGGCGACATCGCGGCGCAGGCGGCGGTCGGTGTCCATCAGGGCCAGATCGTTGTCGCGCCCGGCGCAATAGCTGGCCCAGATGCCGGGGCGGCGTTCCAGCCAGCCCTTGAAATAGCCGCGCCAGATCACTTCTTGCACGAACTTTTCGGCCGCGTGGGGGCCATGGGCGGCCAGCGCCGTGGCGACGAGATCGCGTTCGGTCACCAGCCTGCGGCGCACGAAGGGCGAGAGGCCGGAAACATTGCGGTGCGCGCCCGGCCCAAAGTCATAATTCCGGCGCGTGGCGTAGTTCTGACCCATGCGGGGCGCGAAGGCATGCAACAGCGCC harbors:
- a CDS encoding FAD-binding domain-containing protein, with the protein product MLSEPATRAQAEALLHAFAPRMGQNYATRRNYDFGPGAHRNVSGLSPFVRRRLVTERDLVATALAAHGPHAAEKFVQEVIWRGYFKGWLERRPGIWASYCAGRDNDLALMDTDRRLRRDVAAAISGTTGLACFDAWAQELTTTGYLHNHARMWFASIWIFTLGLPWRLGADFFLRHLLDGDPASNTLGWRWVAGLHTRGKAYAAQAHNIAQFTDGRFTPRDTDLAADVEGLERTEPDGLPSVTPLRTPIPPQPGVPSLLLITEEDCRPEDFDLTTIDIRAVATLAASTLRSPLPVPGRVAGFEGAALADAATRTGHAAMPLHAGLPRDLASFAARAGARQIVTPFIPQGPLHDWLQQAAPDLDAQGIRLCEWQRDWDRAIWPHATAGFFKVKKQIPAILRAVGLEDAGTGAIPPGASDLPPKRP